A section of the Burkholderia mallei ATCC 23344 genome encodes:
- a CDS encoding oxidative damage protection protein, which produces MARMIHCAKLGKEAEGLDFPPLPGELGKRLYESVSKQAWQDWLKQQTMLINENRLNMADPRARQYLMKQTEKYFFGEGADQASGYVPPAQG; this is translated from the coding sequence ATGGCCCGTATGATCCACTGCGCGAAGCTCGGCAAGGAAGCCGAGGGACTCGATTTCCCGCCGCTGCCGGGCGAACTCGGCAAGCGCCTGTACGAAAGCGTGTCGAAGCAAGCGTGGCAAGACTGGCTCAAGCAGCAGACGATGCTCATCAACGAGAACCGGCTGAACATGGCCGATCCGCGCGCGCGCCAGTACCTGATGAAGCAGACCGAGAAGTATTTCTTCGGCGAAGGCGCGGACCAGGCGTCCGGCTACGTGCCGCCGGCGCAGGGCTGA